A window of Terriglobales bacterium genomic DNA:
CCCCTCCTGTCGACCTGCTCGGAGCTCGGCAGACCGTCGACACGCTGGTCCTGCTGCGTGACAAAACCAAAGGCAATCTCACTCCCGCGGAAGAGAACATGCTCAAGAACTCGCTATATGAGGCGCAGATGGCATACGTGGAAGTCACTAACGCCCTTAGCCGTGCTGCGCAAGCTCCGCCGGCAGGCTCGTCCGCGTTCAAAAAATGAAAGCCATCCTGACCGTCTTGGGTAGCGGCACGTCGATGGGAGTACCCACCATCGGTTGCGGCTGTGCGGTTTGCAACTCCCCGGATCCGCTGGACCGCCGCACTCGCCCCTCCATCATGCTGGACTACGACGGCAAGCGGGTGGTAATCGACACCACGCCCGATTTCCGCGAGCAGGCGATCCGCGAGCGCATCCGCTCGGTCGATGCGGTCCTCTATACCCACGCCCACGCCGACCACATTCTCGGTCTTGATGACCTACGCCCTCTAACCTTCAACCGGCCAGGCAAGCTGCCGCTCTATGCCGAAGCCAAAACCCTCGAACGCTTGCGCAGTATGTTCAGCTATATCTTTGCCGGCGATTACAAGTACGGTGGGCTGGCGGAGGTGGAGTTGCGCGAAATCGATGGCCCCGTGGACTTATGGGGCGCCCACTTCAGCCCGGTTCGCATTTTTCATGGCGACAATGAGATTCTTGGTTTTCGCTTTGGCGGAGCTGCGTACCTGACCGACTTCAGCACCATTCCTGACGAGTCCTTCTGCCAATTGCAGAATCTCGACATCCTTTTCCTGGATGCCTTGAGGCATAAACCTCATCCCACCCACTCCACGGTTGAGCATTCCCTGGCCATCGTCGAGCGTTGCCAGCCCCGCAGAGCGTTCTTCACCCATATCTCCCACGACCTGCCTCATGCCGCGACTAATGCTATCCTGCCTCCCAACGTTCGTTTAGCACACGACGGTATGAAGCTCGAATTCGAAATCTGAATCGGAATTGCATGCGCATCTTTCGCCACCTCGAAGATGTTCCCGCAGATCTGGGGCCTACCTTCCTTAGCGTCGGGAATTTCGATGGCGTTCACCGCGCCCACCAGGCGGTCCTGAATGAACTGATCGACCGTGCACGCCGCGCTGATGCCATCGCCATGGTGGTCACTTTCGATCCGCACCCCTACCGCATCCTGCGCCCCGATTCAGATCTCAAGCTGCTGACTCCCACTCCTGTCAAACTGGACCTGCTGCAGCAATACGGCATTCACGCCGTCCTCGTGCTTCCCTTCACGCGCGACCTTTCATTGATGAACCCTGCTGAATTTGCTTCTCAGATTCTGGTCCGCCGTCTGCACGCGCGTGAGGTTCATGAAGGCTTCAACTTCCGTTTCGGGCACAAAGCACAGGGCGACGTAACCCTGCTCGAAAGTCTTGGCCGCCAGCTCGGCTTTTCGCTTGAGATCTACCCCGAGATGCAAATCCGCGGCGAGACCGTCTCCAGCAGCCAAATTCGAAGGTTGCTTCGCGAAGGCAATGCCAGCAAAGCACGCCACCTGCTCGGCAGAGTGTTCAGCATCTGGTCCACCCCGGGACGAGGGCGCGGCTACGGGCATAAATACACCGTGCCGACAATCAATTTGAGTCGCTACGATGAGTTGGTTCCCGCAGATGGCGTCTATATCACCCAGTCCCGCATTGGCGACGAGTGCTTCGACTCCGTTACTAATGTCGGCACTCGGCCCACTTTTGGCGCTGATTCCTTCGCCATTGAAAGCCATCTGCTGAACTTTCATCCCATCGACCTCGCTGCCGACACTCCCGTCGAACTCTCCTTTCTACGGCGGGTACGCGACGAGATCAAGTTCCCCTCGGTTGAGGCTCTACGCGAGCAGATCGCCCGCGACGTGCACCGCGCCCGCCGCTTCTTCCACCTGCGGGAGAAATTTGCAGAACTGTCCACCGCCAGGGCAACTGCTCATCCATGAGCCGAAGTGTCATCTTGAGGCGTCCTACGGATACGTCACCGGCACGGTCATCGGCGTCTGTACCCGTGCGCGGAAGATGGCGTTCTTCTCCTCTACTTCGGCGATGGCGTCCGCATGAATTGTGTAGTGCCCGCGCGGTAGGCTCGAGCCAAACGGAATTAGCTGATCAATCTCCAGGTGCACCAGCGTGAACTTCTGATACCCCAGCGCAAATGCTTTTCCGTATTGGTCAACTGCCACGATGATCACGGTCAAATCAAAATCGTCCCCCGTGTAGTTGGAAACCACCACGGAACCATCGATCCGATCATCCTGCACTTTGGGTCCGTGCTTCCAATTGATCGTCAAGGCAGCCCGGATCGTAATCGTGCAGTCCTGTCTCACCTTCTGGACTGGTAAGCTGTAATCGGACACTTCCACGGTAAAGCGAAAGTCGCCCGGAACCCGAGCCACCCCGGAAATAATGCCCCGTGATCGGTCCAATGCGAGCCCCGGCGGCAGTTTGCCAATAGGAAGATTCCAGCTGATCGGCGCCTGGCCGCCCTGCACCTTGAAGTGGAAGCGGTAGTCGCTGCCCACCATCCCGTCAGGCAGTGGCAGGGGCGTCAGCGTAAGTGGGGCAACCACCGCCTGAGCACTAACGCGCGGACCCGAGATGCACCACATCAACAAAATGGCCGGCAGAAACGAAAATGCCCAGCACGAGCGCATTTGCGGATTATACGGGCAGCCCGCAATTCCCCTGCCCACCGGTTGATCTCTGTCCTGCTACAATCCCCGCCCATGTCCGCGGCTGCCCTGCTCAGCGTTTCCTCCGCCGCCCAGCGCAGGACGTTGCTGGCCGCCGCTTTGGGCTGGATGTTGGACGCCTTCGACGTGATGCTGTACGCCATGGTGCTGGCGCACATCATGCGCGACCTGGGCATGAGCAAGGGAACTGCGGGGCTGCTCAACACCCTGACCCTTCTCGCCTCAGGCCTGGGTGGCCTTCTGTTTGGTTTCATTGCCGACCGTGTGGGCCGCCGCTCCGCCCTGATGTTGAGCATTCTCACCTACTCCATCTTTTCCTTCGCCTGCGGCTTGGCGACTTCCATTCTGATGCTCGCCTCGTTTCGCTTCATCCTCGGTCTCGGTATGGGCGGAGAATGGAATACAGGCGCCACTCTCGTCGCCGAAACCTGGCCCACAGAACTACGTTCGAGAGCCCTCGCTGTGGTCCAGAGTTCGTGGGCCATCGGCTACGCTGCTGCCGCGCTGGTCAGCGGCATCGTGCTTCACTACTACAACTGGCGTGTCGTCTTTTTCGTGGGCATTTTGCCGGCTTTGATAACACTGTGGATTCGTAAAGACGTCCCCGAATCGGAGCTGTGGGCGCGGCACCGGACAACCGCCAACCTCGGAGGTGCAATTCAAAGCCTGCTTCCCTCCAGCCTCTTTTCATCACAGTACTGGAGTCGCACTCTGGCGCTTCTGTCCCTGAACCTCTTCGGCTTGTTCGGATGGTGGGGCCTCTTCAGCTGGATCCCTCCCTATCTCTCGCTTCCGGTTTCTCAAGGCGGACGTGGATTTGGCTTGCTCGGTACCACCGGACTGTTGATTTTTCTGAATCTGGTAGGAATGTTGCCTGGATATCTCTGCTATGGATGGCTGGCGGAGAAATTGGGGCGCAAGAAGTCTTTCCTCCTCTTTTTCCTGGGCGCAGCCCTCACGATTCCTCTCTATGCTGCCGCAACCAATCCTCCGTTGATCATGATCCTGGGCGCGATCGTTGCCTTCTTCGGAACCGGATTCTTTTCCGGCTCAGGCCTGGTCGGCAGTGAACTCTTCCCTACCGAGATTCGCGCCCGCGCTCTCGGTTTCACTTACAACGGCGCACGTACCCTCAGCGCTCTGGCGCCGTTCATCATTGGCCGTGTAGGACAGGCGAAAGGCCTCGGCCCTGCCTTCTACTTGTGTGCGCTCTCGTTCCTGCTGGCCGCCATCGCCTCCCAGTTCTTGCCCGAGACTAAGGGAACGTCGTTGTCTTGATATGCAATCGGCAATTGTCGTGAACTGCACAAGATGTTATGTCGCGGCCCCTGACTATTCGTCTTCGGGACAAGGTTTGGGTGGAGCAGGGCTTTCAGCCCTGCATTTATGAAGAGGTAAAGAGCGGCTTTTGCCGCTGAGGGACGCTCTTTTGTACGGCGCAGGGTTCCCTCAGGGGCTGAAGCCCGGATCTTCTACGGCTCTTCCATGCAGGCGTTAAGCCCTGCTCCACCCAGTTGCTGTCGGGACTTGATCCGCTTTGCTTCAATGCAAGATAGGTATGTGTCGCGCTAGCCGACCACACTGATCCGGTTGGTTCCGTCGGAGCACAACAGTCTATTCGATCGGCTCTACCACCACCGCCGCATCCTGCTTCTCTGGCAACTGCACCAGCACCGTAGCCGACAGCACCAGCACGATCCCGACAATCTGGCTGCCCCGCATCGTCTCTCCGAGAGCAAAAAACGCAATCAGGATCGAGAACACCGGCTCCAGGCAACTAGTCACGATCGCCCTGGTTGGATCCAGATTCTGCAGCCCGGCAAAATAAAACGAAAACGGCAGTAGAATCGACATGACCGCAAACACCGCCAGAAACAGCCACTGCGCTCCCGAATAGTGCGCAGCCATGATTTTCCACGGCGGATTGATCACCATCCAGAAGAGAGCTGTCCAAACAAATACATACAAGAGCACTTTCCAGCGGTCGTGGTGATCCAGCAGGCTAGGCGCGTACACGTTGTAAAAAGCGAACGAAAACGCTGCCACCTCTGCGGCAATCAGTCCAAGGGTATCCATTCGAAAACCACCCTCGTGAAACAAGCCGATTACCAAGCTAATCCCCACAATCGCCAGCGCCACCGAAATCACCTTCATCAACGTCGCCCGCTGCCGGCCTCGCAGCACCATGTACAGCAAGACCCATACCGGAGCCGTGTACTGCAGCACAATTGCGGTGCTTACATTTGTTTTCTGAATAGCCAGATAGTAGAAGTAGTTCGATGCCACCATCCCGAAAATCGCCAGTGCCAACGCGCGAGCAAGGTCGACGCCAGAGAATCGCAATCCCGCTCTCCCCCGACGCCACAGCAGAATAGGCGCCAATACCAGGAGCGAAATGGTGGTCCGGCTTTGCGCCAGGATCAAAGGATCGATCGCTGGAAGCCCTTTGCCCGAGGTAAGCCGTCCCGTGAAAGCAGCTCTCCCCAGGCTTGCGGAGACTCCCCAGCACAGTGTCGCTGCGGCAATGAACAGATAGCCGCGCACGGGATGTGGATTATTTCGATAGGACCTGATCGATTTCGTCGCGGTCAAATCCGATCAATACCTCATCCCCAACCACCAGGGTGGGCGTAGAGCGGCTGTTGTATTTGTAGACCAAATCTTCGACTGCTGCGGGATCGGCGGAAACATCGCGGTCTTCGTATTCGATACCTCTCTCCGAGAGGTAGGCCTTGATCGTGTGGCAGGGCGGTCAGCCCGGCTGAGTGAATACAACGACCTTCCTCGGCTTCATAGCATGCACAATGCCAGCAATCCTACACTAAACAACAATATTCAATCTCCCAACAGCTCCACCTGCGTCGTGATCTTCGCAGTCCTCTCCAGCATGGCTGAGACAGAACAGTATTTCTCTTTCGAGAGTCGCACCGCATCCTCCACTGCCTTTCGCGATACTGGACCAGTTACCCGATACAGCAAGCGTATGTCCGTGTACACCATGGGTGGATCTTTGGCCCTCTCCCCTTCGGCACTTACTTGCACCCGCGTGAACGCTTCGCGCTTCTTCCGCAGAATGTTTACTACGTCGTAGGCCGTGCAGGCGCATAACCCGATGAGCACCAGGTCCACGGGACTATTAGCAGTCTTCTCGCTGCCCGCGTCCACCACAATTGCATGACCGCTGCTCGCCTCGGCGATAAATCGGTCGTTATCTGTCCAACTGGCAGACGCCTTGACCATTCAATCCCCTCTCGTACATCAATTCACATTTCTGACCTTGCGCTGGTCCTCGGTTTTGGGGTTGTCCATTCTTCACTTCAACGCCGATTGTCCGTTTGTGGCTCCGGATGAATCAGCACCCGAAACAATCCAGGCGCTTCCTGTTTGAAGCGTGTCTCCATGGCCGTCATCACTTCGTGAACGCGCGACAAGGGAAGGTCGTCCTCCATGGTGCAATGGCACGAAACGTAGAGCTTCCCGCCTACTCGCTTGAACTGCATTTCGTGAACGTCCTTGACCTCCTGAAATTGAGGAGCGATCTCCTTGAGCTTGCGTTCCAGGGCTGCATTCTGCACCAGTTCATCCCCGGTCTCGATAGTTGCAGGCTCACTCTCAATGTGCGTCAAAATGGTCGAGATCTCCCCAATCTGCTCGCGTATCTCCTCCTCGAGTTGCGTTACCCGGTCATGCGCCTGTTTCAGCGGAAGAGTCTCCTGCATCTCCAGATGCTGCTCTACGTGCAGTCTGCCATGCAAGTCCTGAATGCTGATGTCGTGCACTCCCAGGTTATGCCGCGCAGCCACGGCACGGATGCGATCAAAGATGTTTTCGCCGCGTACCGCCCGCGGCAACGAGTGCACCACTACGTCGGCATCCGGAAGAATGCGGCGCGCTGCTGCCGTCACCTCTCCCACCACCTCCTCCGATTTTTGAAACGTGACATTGCGGCTCAAGGCCACCGACAAATCCGCAAAGTAGCGGTTGCCTGACCGCCGAATTCGAGCCCGGTCCACCTCCAGCACCCCCGGAACGCCGGAAACCGCCTCGATTACCTTGCCTCGCGCACCTTTGGGAGCAGCGTCCAGCAGAGCATCAGTGGTCTGCCGTGCCAGGCGCCAACTCACCGAGATCACCACTCCCGCCACAAACAAGGCTGCGATCGGATCGGCTCTTTCCAGCCACGCGAGTTGGAAACGCTCACCCACCCAAACCAGTGCCAGTCCCAGAATCACCACTGCGCTTGACCAGATGTCGGTTCGGAAATGTAGCGCATCCGCCTGCAGCGCCTGGCTGTCATACTTATCCGCAATTCGTTGTAGAGCCCGTGATCGCCACCAGTCCACCACCATGGAGAGTGCCATGACCGCGAACGCCGCCAGCGAAGGTTCGATCTCCACCATGTGAAAGAACAGGCGCTTGATGGCTTCCCAGATGATCCAGGCACAGGTGAGCAGCAGCAGCCCGGTTTCCAGAAAGGCGGAGAAGCTCTCGATCTTGCCATGGCCGTACTGATGCTCCGCATCCGCCGGCTTGTCCGACACTCGGACCGACATCAGCGTGATCACTGCGGCCACCAAATCGAGTCCAGAATGTAGAGCTTCTGAGAGTATGCCCAAGCTGCCCGTGCTTAAACCAACCACAATCTTCAGCACTGTGACCGCAATCGCCGCCCACACTGAGTTCTGCGCCACGGAGCGTTTCTCCGTGTGCATCGCGCTGCTCGTGAGCGTGGTCGTGTCGGACATAGCTCTTCTGATTATCCCTGTTCGCCACTGAAGCAGCCAAGCCAAACCCGCCAGAAACCCGGCCTGGCGCTTCCGAAATCGAGGCGCAGATGTGCTACGATGGCCTCTCCACCCTAGTTGTGTTTCACGATCGGAGACAATTGAGAATGCGATTTTTGGGTCTACTACTCCTCCTCACTTCGACCCTTGCCGTCTGCCAGCAGGGGGCCAAACCCGCTCCCAAAGCAAGCGGGAGCCAGACCACGCCGCCGGCAGCGTCCTCCTCGCCCAACTTCGGCCCGGCGGGCTCCAACAAAGACTCGGCCGCCCCTGCTTTTGAGGTTCCTCCCAATGCCGCAGTCATCACAGTAACTGGGATTTGCGATCTGAAATCGGCTGGCACCGCATCTTCTGACTGCAAGACTACCGTTACCCGCGCTGAGTTCGAACGCCTTGCTGACGCCCTTAAGCCCAATCTTCCTCCCGCAGCCAAACAAAAACTCGGCGAAGATTACACCCGGGCGCTGGTCTTTTCGGCTGAAGCTAAGAAGCGAGGGCTCGATCAGGGTACCCGCCTCGAGGAAGTCATGCGCTTCATCCGCATGCAGGTGGTAGCTCAAGAGCTGCTGAAGGAGCTTCAGGAGCAGGCCAAACCCACCCCTGAACAGGTCGCTCAGTACTACAAGGATCACGAGTCTCAATACCAGGAAGTCACGCTGAAGCGCATCTTCCTTCCCAAGAACCGCTCCGATGCCAAACCCGACGACAAACCGGATGAGGCTGCATTTTCCGCCAACGCCGAGAAGATTCGCGCCCGCGCTGCCGCGGGCGAAGATTTTGACAAGCTCCAGAAAGAGGTCTTCGAGGCCGCCGGCTTCAAGACTCCTCCGCCTACCACCATTCCCGCATGGCGACGTCAGTCCGTACCCGCCAGCCAGGCTGCCGTGTTCGACCTCAAGCCCGGCGAAGTTTCCCAGGTGCTTCCAGAGACTATTGGAGCTTATATCTATCGTCTCGAATCCAAGCGCACCCTTCCCCTGGACCAGGTGAAGCCGGAGATCGAGGCCAACCTGTCACAGGAGAAGTTCACTGCCGAAATGCAGTCCCTTACTTCCGGCGTGAAGACCGAGCTAAACGAGGCCTATTTCCACATTCCGCAACAGCATCCACCAGCGGAAGGCTCGGTGTCTCAGCCGAGTGCTTCAAAAGCCGCCTCCACTGGGCCAACCGCAGCCAAACCCGCTGCTCCCAAGGAGCCTGCAACACAATCCAAGTGACCAGCGCCACCAAACCCACCGTCATTGTGACCGGGGTCTCAGGCAATCTTGGACTCCGGTTACTCCGGCAGTTGTCCGGGTTTGACGTGATTGGTGTGGATATGTACCCGCCCCGTAGCGATTCTCTCGCCCGCTTTGAAGCCATGGATCTCGGGCTCGAATCGTCCTGTCAGCAGATGGTGCGGCTGCTGCGCGATTCCGGCGCCCGCTCCGTCGTTCATCTGGCGTTCGTGCTTGATCCCCTGCGCACCGGGGTGCTCGATTTGAATCGCATGTGGCAGATCAACGTCGCTGGCACTGCACGTGTGATGGAGGCGATAACAGAAGTCAACCGCAGCGGAGGCCAAGTCGAGACATTCATCTTTATCGGCAGTGTTTCTGCCTACGGCCCTCAGACCCCTGGGCCAGTGCGCGAGACCCATCCCCTGGCCGCTCACACGCTGCCCTACGCGATCCACAAGAAGGAAGCGGATGATGTGGTTCGCCACCGGGCAGGAAATCTTGCCCGCTGCACCACCTACCTGCTTCGACCCCACATTTTCACCGGCGCCTCCATGCAGAACTATATGGTCGGGGCCTTGCGCGGCACTCCCACTGGCAATGCTCCCCGAGCCGAGAAAATGCGAGAACGTGGAGAGCGTCTGCCCATGCTTCTCCCCCGCGGCGAAGAATACCTTCACAACAAACTTCAGTTTGTTCACGTGGATGACGTCGCCCGGCTGCTGACATATATCCTGCGCCAGCCCGGCAAGGGAAACGAATTACTGATCTTCAATGTCGCCGGCCGCGGCTATCCCTTGACGATCCAGGATTGCGCCCGCATCTCTGGGCAGAAAATCGTGCAACTGCCGGGCAAATGGTTGTGCCGAGCCGCTCTCAGGCACTACTGGAACCGTGGTATCTCCGGGGTTCCGCCTGAAGCCTTCCCCTACATGATCGGCTCCTACACGATGGATACCACCCGCCTGCAGAAATTCCTGGGCGATGACTATTCGCGGGTGATTCAGTACACGGTCGAAGATGCCCTTCTCGACAGCTTCCGCACCGAGGAGGAATCCCGGCTCTTCGCTCGCAACCTGGAAGCCAAAACCAAAGAGGCAGCCCGCTCCCGCGCTTGAAGATTCGCTAGCCCATGATTGCTGCACATCCGTTCCGGAAATAGTTAATTGAGGAGCCGTGCTGAGCCCCGCCCGCGGGCGAAGCACCTATGTTTTTTGGGGCCACAGGGAATTCTTATTTCACGTCCTCACACGTCACCGGATACTTTCCCCTTCTTCCCCCGATACAGCCCCGCAATCCCGAATGTGTACGGTGTCCACGAGACATAGTGGAATCCGATGTCTCGCATCCGTCCCAGAATCTCCTCGGGCGCCGGAAAACGTGCCACCGAAGCCGGAAGGTACGCGTACGGCCCCTTCACGCCCGAAATCATCGTGCCTAACTTGGGCAACACGTGCCGGAAATACCCACGGTACAAACTACCCATCAGCCCTTTCGGTTCGCCAAAATCCAGAATCCCCACTTCCCCGGAATGGCGCAACACTCGATAAATTTCCGACAGGCCCGCGTCGTAATCGGCCAGATTGCGAAATCCGAAAGCCGCTGTGACCAGATCTACCGAATCCGAAGCCAGAGGGAGCCGTAACGCATCTCCTTCCACCCACCGAATCCCCGTCCCCTGGCCCTTTGTCTTGGCTCGCTGCAGCATGGCATGGGAAAAGTCCGCACCCAAAACAAGGGGCAACCCTCCCTTGTTCTTCGCCTCCCTCAGTAGAGCGAAGCTCATATCGCCGGTACCGCAACATAGGTCCAGCAGCCGTGCTCCCGGACGGATCAGCACCGCTCCAAAATTGCGGGCCGTCCGCCGCCACCATGTGCGGTCGACGTTGAACGAGAGGATATGATTCAGCAGGTCGTAGCGCGGCGCAATCGAAGTGAACATCTCGCGCACCGCCCGCGCCGCAGCTTCACGATCCTTCGCTCCTTCGGGAGTAGCCCCAACCACTGTGGCTCTCTTCTGATTTTCAGTGGAAGTCGACACTCAAACTGCCTTCGTGAGCGCCTGCGACTGCTCGATCGCCCGCATCACCACGCGCTCCGGCACATCGCACGCGATATCGACGCTTCCGATTCCAGTGGGTAGGACAAAATGCACGACTCCATTGAGCGTTTTCTTATCGTGCGCGAGGCGACGGTAGATGTTCCGTGCTGGGACTTCGAACTTCGGCCACATGGCGTAGCCTTGCACACCGGATATGATCCGGCGTGCCGCCTCTTTGTCCAGCCTGCCTCGCTCTTCGGCGATCATCGTGGCTGCCACCATTCCCCACGCCACCGCCTCGCCGTGAAGCACTTTTCGATATCCGGTTTCGGCCTCGAGCGCATGTCCCAGCGTGTGCCCGAAATTCAGAATCCGCCGCAATCCAGACTCGCGCTCATCCGCCGCCACCACGTCAGCTTTCACCTTCACGCTCGCGCTGATTACTCGCTCCAGGCTGGCTGCGTCGCGCCTCAGAATGAGTTCGCGATTCTGCTCCATGAATTCAAAAATCGCGGGATCGCGGATCACCCCGCACTTCAGCACCTCGAACAATCCCGCGCGAAACTCGCGCTCCGGCAGCGTCGAAAGTAGCTGCGGGTCGATCACCACCAGTCGCGGGTGGTGAAACGTTCCCAATAGGTTCTTGCCTTGGCGCAGGTCAACCCCGGTTTTTCCCCCGACGGCAGCGTCCACTTGGGCTAGCAGCGTGCTTGGCACCTGAACAAAATCCAAACCACGCATGTAGAGCGAGGCCAGCAATCCCGCTACATCGCCGACCACTCCGCCGCCAAACGCCACTAAGATGGACTTGCGATCCGCACTCGCCTTTAACAATTTCTCCGCCACGCCCTCGACGGTTTTCAACGTCTTGAAACGCTCGCCATCGGGCATCTCAATAAAGCTGGGCACAAACTTCCCTTTTTTCAGCGCGCTCGCAAGTTGCTTCCCCCAGCGCCTGCGCACCGCCGCCACAGTTACCACCATCACAGACTGACGTTCGGGAAAAATCTCTCGCAGAAGTGTTCCGCTGCGGCGAAGCAAACCGCTCTCAATCAGCGCCGGATATGCACGGGATGGTATGTTGATGTCGACGCGGATCACGCGTCCATCATACCGTAGGAGGCGGCGCGCCCAGCTGGGTGCTAAGATTCCCGCCCGAATGAAAAACGTTCCCGCTGAAACCGACTTTGTAGTTGTGGGCGCAGGCGTCGCCGGAATGCGCGCTGCCATCGAGCTCGCCTCCGCTGGTCAGGTTTTGGTGTTGGCCAAACTCGAGCTCACCGAGTCCGCAACTCAGTACGCACAGGGAGGAATCGCAGCCGCGCTCAGCGACGAAGACGAAATCGGCCTGCATTTGCAGGACACCCTCAATGCGGGCGATGGGCTCTGCAACGTCGATGCTGCTCGGGTACTGGTGGAGGAAGGCCCGGAACGCATTGAAGAGCTGATCGCCTGGGGCACCCAGTTCGACCGCGCCGGAACCAAGCTCGCCTTCACCCGGGAAGGCGCGCATAGCCGCAATCGTATTCTGCACGCCCATGGCGATTCTACCGGCCAGGAGATCGCCCGTGCCCTCTACTTCAAGGCGAAATCCCTGCATAACGTTGCCTTTTGCGAGTTCGAGTTTGCCACCGATCTTTTGCTCGAAAATGGACAGGTCGCCGGCCTCACATTGCTCACCGAAAAAGGCGTGCCCCATCCCGTGCTCGCCTCCGCCGTTCTGCTCGCCACCGGCGGCTTAGGCCATGTCTACCGCGAGACCACTAATCCCGCAGTCGCCACCGGCGACGGTGTAGGCATGGCCTACCGCGTTGGGGCGGAAATCAGCGACATGGAATTCGTGCAATTCCACCCCACCGCGCTCTACCTCAAAGCTGCGGCCCGCTTCCTGCTTTCTGAAGCCTTGCGCGGCGAGGGCGCCTATTTGCGCAACGAAGCCATGGTGCGCTTCATGCCCAAGTACCACCCCATGGCCGAGCTCGCGCCGCGCGACGTAGTTGCCCGCGCTATCGCCCACGAACTGGAAGTCAGCCGCAGCAAAGATCCAGTTGTCTATCTCGACCTGACTCACAAGAATGGCGAAGCACTCAAAAAACGCTTTCCTCGCATCTATCAAACCTGCTTGCAGTACAACATCGACATCACCACCGATCTCATCCCCGTCCGACCCGCCGCCCATTACGCCATGGGTGGTGTGCGCACCGATCTTGACGGCCGTACCAGCCTTCCCCGCCTCTTTGCTGCGGGAGAAGTAGCCTGCACTGGAGTTCATGGAGCCAATCGCCTGGCCAGCAACTCTCTGCTCGAAGGGCTGGTGTATGGCGCACGCGCCGGCCACTCTATGCAGGAGCAAGTCAAACCCGCCAGTCATGCGACTTCTGAAGGCTCAACTGGTAAACCTCCAGCCGAGTCCGCCGCTGTAACCAATCAGCCTCAGTCCGGCAAAGCCGCGGAAGAAGTGATCCGCCATGTGCAGGAAATCATGTGGCGGGATGTGGGGATCGTTCGCAGCGGCGACGGCCTGAAGAAAGCCATTTCCCAGCTCGATCACCTCCGTGCCTGCTTGCCTCGCGAGAACACGCGCCGCGCCCACGAAGCTCAAAACATCCTGCAGACTGGCCTGCTGATCGCCAGGTCCGCTCTCGTCCGCGAAGAGAGCCGCGGTGCCCACTATCGGATTGATTTCCCTTCCCCCAACGATGCCCGTTTCAAGAAGCACTCCATTGTGCAGAACGACAAGATTCGCTTCGAATAGTTGGCAGGGTCCGCCGAGGAAATCTCGAGAACAATTTGATCTGTTCCCTGCAGGTGACCGTCCGTTTACAGGCCCGCCTCGATGCGCGACCGTGGATCAAGGTAGTCTCGCAGCGCGTCACCAATGAAGTTGAAGGACAGCACCGCCAACATCACTGTGATGGCAGGAAAAATTACCAGGTGAGGAGCATCGAAGAGGTGTGACCGGCCATCATTCAGCATTGAACCCCAACTTGCCGTCGGCGGAGCTACTCCCAATCCCAGAAAACTCATCGTGGCTTCTGCAAGAATCGCGCCTGCCATGCCAATCGCGGCTTGCACAATCACTGGCTGAATCATGTTCGGCAGAATGTGGCGAGTGATGATCCAGAAGTCCCC
This region includes:
- a CDS encoding bifunctional riboflavin kinase/FAD synthetase → MRIFRHLEDVPADLGPTFLSVGNFDGVHRAHQAVLNELIDRARRADAIAMVVTFDPHPYRILRPDSDLKLLTPTPVKLDLLQQYGIHAVLVLPFTRDLSLMNPAEFASQILVRRLHAREVHEGFNFRFGHKAQGDVTLLESLGRQLGFSLEIYPEMQIRGETVSSSQIRRLLREGNASKARHLLGRVFSIWSTPGRGRGYGHKYTVPTINLSRYDELVPADGVYITQSRIGDECFDSVTNVGTRPTFGADSFAIESHLLNFHPIDLAADTPVELSFLRRVRDEIKFPSVEALREQIARDVHRARRFFHLREKFAELSTARATAHP
- a CDS encoding Ig domain-containing protein; this translates as MRSCWAFSFLPAILLMWCISGPRVSAQAVVAPLTLTPLPLPDGMVGSDYRFHFKVQGGQAPISWNLPIGKLPPGLALDRSRGIISGVARVPGDFRFTVEVSDYSLPVQKVRQDCTITIRAALTINWKHGPKVQDDRIDGSVVVSNYTGDDFDLTVIIVAVDQYGKAFALGYQKFTLVHLEIDQLIPFGSSLPRGHYTIHADAIAEVEEKNAIFRARVQTPMTVPVTYP
- a CDS encoding EamA family transporter; the encoded protein is MTATKSIRSYRNNPHPVRGYLFIAAATLCWGVSASLGRAAFTGRLTSGKGLPAIDPLILAQSRTTISLLVLAPILLWRRGRAGLRFSGVDLARALALAIFGMVASNYFYYLAIQKTNVSTAIVLQYTAPVWVLLYMVLRGRQRATLMKVISVALAIVGISLVIGLFHEGGFRMDTLGLIAAEVAAFSFAFYNVYAPSLLDHHDRWKVLLYVFVWTALFWMVINPPWKIMAAHYSGAQWLFLAVFAVMSILLPFSFYFAGLQNLDPTRAIVTSCLEPVFSILIAFFALGETMRGSQIVGIVLVLSATVLVQLPEKQDAAVVVEPIE
- a CDS encoding MBL fold metallo-hydrolase encodes the protein MKAILTVLGSGTSMGVPTIGCGCAVCNSPDPLDRRTRPSIMLDYDGKRVVIDTTPDFREQAIRERIRSVDAVLYTHAHADHILGLDDLRPLTFNRPGKLPLYAEAKTLERLRSMFSYIFAGDYKYGGLAEVELREIDGPVDLWGAHFSPVRIFHGDNEILGFRFGGAAYLTDFSTIPDESFCQLQNLDILFLDALRHKPHPTHSTVEHSLAIVERCQPRRAFFTHISHDLPHAATNAILPPNVRLAHDGMKLEFEI
- a CDS encoding MFS transporter translates to MSAAALLSVSSAAQRRTLLAAALGWMLDAFDVMLYAMVLAHIMRDLGMSKGTAGLLNTLTLLASGLGGLLFGFIADRVGRRSALMLSILTYSIFSFACGLATSILMLASFRFILGLGMGGEWNTGATLVAETWPTELRSRALAVVQSSWAIGYAAAALVSGIVLHYYNWRVVFFVGILPALITLWIRKDVPESELWARHRTTANLGGAIQSLLPSSLFSSQYWSRTLALLSLNLFGLFGWWGLFSWIPPYLSLPVSQGGRGFGLLGTTGLLIFLNLVGMLPGYLCYGWLAEKLGRKKSFLLFFLGAALTIPLYAAATNPPLIMILGAIVAFFGTGFFSGSGLVGSELFPTEIRARALGFTYNGARTLSALAPFIIGRVGQAKGLGPAFYLCALSFLLAAIASQFLPETKGTSLS
- a CDS encoding OsmC family protein, which produces MVKASASWTDNDRFIAEASSGHAIVVDAGSEKTANSPVDLVLIGLCACTAYDVVNILRKKREAFTRVQVSAEGERAKDPPMVYTDIRLLYRVTGPVSRKAVEDAVRLSKEKYCSVSAMLERTAKITTQVELLGD